The Pyrenophora tritici-repentis strain M4 chromosome 2, whole genome shotgun sequence genome window below encodes:
- a CDS encoding CAT5, Ubiquinone biosynthesis protein COQ7 yields MSLTLLSLSPRSIPRNLVQRNLLYPVYDFLAPSTTSAPHQSPRFTSTTAAPQPPPSSQQSRPPLQPQNNGKNPIRPLSQEQQEFLSSALRVNQTGELAAILIYAAQSPVITRSHPHLRPLMKHMYDQEAGHYNYFNDVISKHRIRPTAMTPIWTAAASMLGWTTAVMGREAAMACTEAVETEIGTHYNEQVRVLLDWANKCKERGESLGPELDKLIVDLRRIRDEELEHLDHAVENDAKSAKPYDLLTEVIRGGCRGAIWVSERV; encoded by the coding sequence ATGTCTTTGACGCTGCTTTCACTTTCACCGCGATCGATACCCCGTAATCTGGTACAACGCAACCTGCTCTACCCTGTCTACGACTTTCTTGCGCCCAGCACCACAAGCGCACCACACCAATCCCCGCGCTTCACCAGCACAACCGCCGCGCCACAGCCCCCGCCGTCGTCGCAACAATCGCGCCCGCCATTACAACCACAGAACAATGGCAAAAACCCTATACGACCGCTCAGCCAGGAGCAGCAAGAATTCCTCTCTTCGGCTTTGCGCGTGAACCAAACGGGTGAACTCGCCGCCATCTTGATATACGCTGCCCAGTCACCCGTCATCACCCGCTCTCACCCTCACCTGCGGCCTCTCATGAAGCACATGTACGACCAGGAAGCAGGTCACTATAACTACTTCAATGACGTCATATCAAAGCACCGTATACGGCCCACGGCTATGACGCCCATATGGACGGCTGCCGCGAGTATGCTTGGGTGGACGACGGCTGTCATGGGGCGCGAGGCAGCAATGGCATGTACCGAGGCTGTAGAGACAGAAATCGGGACCCATTATAATGAGCAGGTGCGGGTGCTGTTGGACTGGGCAAATAAATGCAAGGAGAGGGGTGAGAGTCTGGGGCCGGAACTGGATAAGTTGATAGTAGATCTTAGGAGAATAAGAGATGAAGAGTTGGAGCACTTGGATCATGCTGTAGAGAATGATGCTAAGAGCGCAAAACCATATGACTTGCTCACCGAAGTCATACGAGGGGGGTGTCGAGGTGCGATATGGGTGAGTGAGCGGGTATGA
- a CDS encoding MRC1 multi-domain protein, producing the protein MSSTNGSPTTTSMRTSPARGTDASTKPRPKLLAALRKRTSDSSESEAESDNGSSTSEDEAPITKPAEKASAKPLTMSRLQIDDNETNEDESDGEDAYELMKKRLAASKTSASVQLAPQEAPPETPIVATIESSEDEDEMPVRANVRKPIAERTNTVSPRASPSPGMRSRRSSPGLFVTPGPSPAKKQPRRSADAGSESDESSRSTHDADLQERVRRIREERLAKQREEEAGQVKPKKTARRQEDEDSHSDGENSRRLTQHAKPTRRAGKKAMEAMARDQQRISRNMQLTHQAKTKKRFTTQDLFKKFNYNAPNAEPIALPTPEPSSALASSDAEANQIRDTPPASPPREEAALQTMTASVDQQTLIAPPDNQDHAKVDKGKGRAPEFQHLPAHPWMKQTEPVMVQNARVDMKNTSEDAMVELSDSDDEPRVEQPKSRFPVFDRLPTKKQDNVGTHVTLRALAQISKSPQRSKKGQKSVTRAEMELSLALKARQQTARAREERIADLVKRGLKPETDEEREKRQVEIDDMVALLEKQRQEDLELAKMERKEAKKNGETIDDLPSSDEEDGDYVASGDEDAAQGEDENQEDAEVELSGSEDEDLADADDGEATEVDEANDLIDGMADEDHADEDVDMEDDQIDIPVRRQTVNRARKRVIDDDDESDAEAPKQATPTQPATPTDAMAAFGFGKTDAGLGLTQMFAGTMAELEAGSQPVGAVDTEQDSLAFLRNLPETQPGPNFSQASDFLVPNSQSLMSPQKPSHAVVESQFSLGIDQLAKSPPALPSTQVEDFEPTQDAGFSFSRSPVGLAPPPSTIDTVMMPIAESPIKQKKGRLQRGRREEAVELSDVEEDLIATEEDESEDDIQRPPKPSKHAFMKMQQAVKKAKVVEEFNKKKSMAREAVMEQAEESEDEYAGLGGASDDEESEEDEELKEMIDHDDVKVDERQIAAFYADKTKKDDEKQLAELYKKMKSKGGLRRNGGYDGFDMSDSEDEAELRQRKKRADFQKQTNALLQDQKVKALADDEKKKAFFNTLADFADEDEYDYLNMPEKETDMDMSDSQSQSQNQSNDIPIPDSQVGDSQNLSAPNSPFKRKSTDLQKENRPPPHMRPTAALDTLARKPMTVDDVKHSISELIEDPRIVIPDSQLSDAEDDDNDDDLQTSRTTARKPIIDRLSLSRQSTVEESVSANSTALAFHAPSRSSAGTPGFR; encoded by the exons ATGTCCTCAACAAACGGTTCACCAACAACTACATCAATGCGGACCTCTCCAGCACGCGGAACGGACGCGTCCACCAAACCTCGTCCCAAGCTCCTAGCAGCTCTGCGGAAACGGACCTCGGATTCTTCAGAAAGTGAGGCCGAATCCGACAATGGGAGCTCAACATCTGAAGATGAAGCGCCCATCACCAAGCCTGCCGAGAAGGCCAGCGCGAAGCCCCTTACAATGTCAAGGTTACAAATCGACGATAATGAGACAAACGAAGACGAGAGCGATGGAGAGGATGCATATGAACTCATGAAAAAGCGACTTGCTGCCAGCAAAACTTCAGCGTCGGTCCAGCTGGCACCACAAGAAGCACCACCAGAAACACCAATCGTAGCTACCATTGAAAGTagtgaggatgaggatgagatgCCCGTGCGTGCAAATGTGCGCAAACCCATCGCTGAAAGAACAAATACTGTTAGCCCCCGTGCTTCCCCATCGCCTGGCATGCGGTCACGGCGATCATCGCCAGGTCTGTTCGTCACTCCTGGCCCCTCACCAGCGAAGAAGCAGCCTCGACGATCAGCGGATGCAGGCTCCGAATCAGATGAATCATCGCGGTCCACACACGATGCCGACCTTCAAGAGCGAGTACGACGCATTCGAGAGGAAAGGCTGGCGAAACAACGGGAGGAAGAAGCGGGGCAAGTAAAGCCGAAGAAGACTGCGCGGCGTCAAGAGGATGAAGACAGTCACTCTGATGGCGAGAATAGCCGGCGGCTTACCCAACATGCTAAGCCAACTCGAAGAGCAGGCAAGAAAGCTATGGAGGCAATGGCTCGCGATCAGCAGCGCATAAGCCGAAACATGCAGCTTACCCACCAAGCCAAGACTAAGAAACGTTTCACGACACAGGATTTGTTCAAAAAGTTCAATTATAATGCGCCCAACGCCGAACCAATAGCACTCCCGACACCAGAGCCGAGTTCGGCGCTCGCTTCATCTGATGCAGAGGCAAATCAGATCCGCGACACTCCTCCAGCAAGCCCACCCAGAGAAGAAGCCGCCCTACAAACAATGACGGCATCTGTGGATCAACAAACACTCATTGCACCACCCGACAACCAAGATCATGCTAAAGTTGACAAGGGCAAAGGAAGAGCTCCCGAGTTCCAACATTTGCCCGCGCATCCTTGGATGAAACAAACAGAGCCGGTCATGGTACAGAATGCCAGGGTGGACATGAAAAATACTTCTGAAGATGCCATGGTAGAACTCTCTGATTCGGACGATGAGCCACGGGTAGAACAGCCGAAGAGCAGGTTTCCTGTCTTTGACCGCCTGCCTACAAAGAAGCAGGATAATGTTGGGACCCATGTAACACTCCGTGCCCTTGCTCAAATCTCAAAGTCTCCACAAAGAAGCAAGAAGGGGCAAAAGTCGGTCACTCGTGCTGAAATGGAGTTGTCATTGGCGCTCAAAGCTCGTCAGCAAACTGCAAGAGCGCGAGAAGAGAGGATCGCCGACCTTGTCAAGCGAGGCCTCAAACCTGAAACCGATGAGGAGAGGGAGAAGCGCCAGGTTGAGATCGACGACATGGTGGCGCTGCTCGAGAAGCAGAGACAGGAAGACCTTGAGCTTGCCAAGATGGAGAGGAAAGAAGCCAAGAAGAACGGCGAAACCATAGATGACCTCCCCTCTAGTGATGAGGAAGATGGCGACTATGTCGCCAGTGGGGATGAAGATGCAGCCCAAGGGGAGGACGAGAACCAAGAAGATGCTGAAGTTGAGCTTTCAGGTTCCGAGGACGAAGACCTCGCAGATGCCGACGATGGTGAAGCAACCGAGGTAGATGAGGCCAATGACCTCATCGATGGCATGGCTGATGAAGACCATGCTGACGAGGACGTCGACATGGAGGACGATCAGATCGATATACCTGTCCGAAGGCAGACTGTTAACCGAGCTCGCAAACGAGTCAtcgacgatgatgatgagaGCGATGCAGAGGCACCAAAGCAGGCTACACCCACTCAACCAGCTACGCCAACGGATGCGATGGCTGCCTTTGGCTTCGGGAAAACCGACGCCGGGCTAGGCCTGACCCAAATGTTTGCAGGCACAATGGCCGAACTCGAGGCTGGTTCGCAACCTGTAGGCGCCGTTGACACTGAGCAAGATTCTCTGGCCTTTTTGCGAAATCTACCAGAAACTCAGCCTGGCCCGAACTTCAGCCAAGCTTCAGACTTTTTGGTTCCCAACAGCCAGTCCTTGATGTCACCACAGAAGCCTTCGCATGCGGTTGTCGAATCTCAGTTCAGCCTGGGCATTGACCAGCTAGCCAAGAGCCCACCTGCCCTCCCCAGCACACAAGTTGAGGACTTTGAACCGACTCAAGATGCAGGCTTTTCCTTCTCTCGTTCTCCTGTTGGTCTTGCTCCGCCACCGTCGACAATTGACACTGTTATGATGCCTATTGCCGAATCACCCATCAAGCAGAAAAAGGGCAGGCTTCAACGCGGGCGACGTGAGGAGGCTGTTGAGCTTTCTGATGTTGAAGAAGATCTCATTGCTACCGAAGAGGATGAGAGTGAAGACGACATTCAGCGCCCTCCCAAGCCTAGCAAACATGCTTTCATGAAGATGCAACAGGCAGTCAAGAAGGCGAAGGTTGTGGAAGAATTCAACAAGAAGAAAAGCATGGCTAGAGAGGCTGTCATGGAGCAGGCTGAGGAGTCTGAAGATGAGTATGCTGGTCTTGGAGGAGCTAGTGATGATGAAGAGAGTGAGGAAGATGAAGAGCTGAAGGAAATGATTGACCACGACGATGTCAAGGTTGATGAGCGCCAGATTGCCGCCTTCTATGC CGACAAAACGAAAAAGGACGACGAGAAGCAACTCGCTGAGCTTTACAAGAAGATGAAAAGTAAGGGTGGTCTGCGCAGAAATGGCGGCTATGATGGCTTCGACATGTCCGATTCTGAAGACGAAGCCGAGTTGCGCCAGCGCAAGAAGCGTGCGGATTTCCAGAAGCAAACCAATGCACTTTTGCAAGACCAAAAGGTCAAGGCACTTGCAGACgacgagaagaagaaggcttTCTTCAACACACTGGCCGACTTTGCCGACGAGGATGAGTACGACTACCTCAACATGCCTGAAAAGGAAACAGACATGGACATGTCAGACTCGCAGTCACAGTCACAAAACCAAAGCAACGACATTCCCATCCCAGACTCACAAGTCGGTGATTCGCAAAACCTTTCCGCTCCAAACAGTCCATTCAAGCGCAAGTCTACAGACTTGCAAAAGGAGAACCGCCCCCCTCCACACATGCGCCCCACCGCCGCATTAGACACTTTAGCTCGCAAACCGATGACAGTCGACGACGTCAAGCACTCGATTTCCGAGCTCATCGAAGACCCACGTATCGTAATCCCAGACTCGCAACTTTCTGACGCGGAAGACGATGACAACGACGATGACTTGCAGACATCACGTACAACAGCGCGCAAACCCATCATCGACCGTCTATCCCTAAGCCGACAGTCCACAGTTGAGGAGTCCGTCTCCGCAAATAGCACAGCACTAGCTTTCCACGCACCTTCACGCAGCTCCGCTGGCACACCCGGTTTCCGC TGA
- a CDS encoding Atrophin-1 multi-domain protein, which translates to MSAWGTKAHFMKTGLAPVLQHHHNSENANEPESCTICLKDLAFEAPPSSSSSAPLSEAEKIFLDAVLAGTKELLEWVNRTHREEVED; encoded by the coding sequence ATGTCTGCCTGGGGAACCAAAGCCCACTTCATGAAGACCGGCCTCGCCCCCGTCCTCCAACACCACCACAACAGCGAGAATGCCAACGAGCCAGAAAGCTGCACCATCTGCCTCAAAGACCTCGCCTTCGAGGCCcccccctcctcctcctcttcggCCCCGCTAAGCGAGGCCGAAAAAATCTTCCTCGATGCCGTTCTCGCCGGCACAAAGGAACtgttggagtgggtgaaccgtacgcatagggaagaagttgaggattga
- a CDS encoding Atrophin-1 multi-domain protein has protein sequence MVKSFTLAMSLAATSLASPLTSSSSWPGWNNIHHLFVFGDSYTQTGFQTTLSQPSESNPMGNPSYPGYTSSNGPNWVGFLTTTHNASRLLTYTLASGGATVDATLVTPYAPTVLSLKDQVQSQFLPTYGSHPASAPWTSDSALFAFFIGINDVGNSWWLGNTTLYDAIFTVYAKQLDDLYETGARNFLFLSVPPVNLAPLTLQKDDGGYAVKTEGEIIQDWNKRLGVMVDAFQARYPGTTKAFVHDTWGVFKSVIGDPKSFEQTAGLKNVTGYCEAYKSGTPTWYTKDASCEYAVNEYLWLNELHPTFPVHNATAASIAKLLQS, from the exons ATGGTCAAATCATTTACCCTCGCCATGTCGCTGGCTGCCACCAGCCTCGCTTCACCACTAacctcctcatcctcatgGCCAGGATGGAACAACATCCACCACCTCTTCGTCTTCGGCGACTCCTATACCCAAACCGGCTTCCAAACAACCCTCAGCCAACCCAGCGAATCCAACCCAATGGGCAACCCATCCTACCCGGGCTACACCTCATCCAACGGCCCCAACTGGGTTGGGTTCCTCACAACAACCCACAACGCCAGCCGCCTCCTCACATACACCCTCGCCTCTGGTGGCGCCACCGTCGATGCCACACTTGTAACTCCCTACGCCCCCACAGTACTCAGCCTAAAAGACCAAGTTCAATCCCAATTCCTGCCCACCTACGGCTCGCACCCAGCTTCCGCCCCGTGGACATCCGACTCCGCGCTATTCGCCTTCTTCATCGGTATCAACGACGTAGGGAATAGCTGGTGGTTGGGCAACACGACGTTGTACGATGCCATTTTCACTGTATATGCAAAACAGCTGGACGACTTGTATGAGACGGGGGCGAGGAATTTCTTGTTTTTGAGTGTACCGCCGGTTAATTTGGCGCCGTTGACGCTGCAGAAGGACGATGGTGGGTATGCGGTAAAGACGGAGGGAGAGATTATTCAGGATTGGAATAAGAGGTTGGGGGTAATGGTAGATGCATTCCAGGCAAGGTATCCTGGGACGACGAAGGCGTTTGTGCATGATACTTGGGGCGTGTTTAAGAGCGTTATTGGGGATCCAAAAAGCTTTGAACAGACTGCTGGGTTGAAGAATGTTACGGGGTATTGTGAGGCGTATAAGAG TGGAACGCCGACGTGGTATACAAAGGACGCGAGCTGCGAATATGCGGTCAATGAGTACTTGTGGCTGAACGAGTTGCATCCTACCTTTCCAGTGCACAATGCTACAGCGGCGTCGATTGCGAAGCTGTTGCAGAGTTAG
- a CDS encoding Amelogenin domain containing protein: MLMSTILNHLLLLSALKSTPTRQHLPSPKAPILHAPESTLLALSLAATKALGIPLLSSLNTLPLALAAKDAEELGVQMLVLVVALGPAAVALVRQLE, encoded by the coding sequence ATGCTGATGTCCACCATTCTGAATCATCTGCTGCTGCTGTCTGCCCTCAAAAGCACTCCCACTCGTCAACACCTCCCTAGCCCCAAAGCTCCAATCCTGCACGCCCCTGAATCCACCCTCCTGGCTCTCAGCCTTGCCGCTACCAAAGCCCTTGGCATCCCACTTCTCAGTTCCCTCAACACCCTTCCACTTGCTCTCGCCGCCAAAGACGCGGAAGAGCTGGGCGTTCAAATGCTCGTACTCGTCGTAGCTCTTGGGCCAGCCGCCGTAGCGCTGGTACGCCAGCTTGAGTAG
- a CDS encoding DUF1421 multi-domain protein: MEADESQLYQFSTPQQSNSFKRARRSLQSTTPLSSVTESVTSSPRHSGQNQFAPQLFDHINALKHLDDQQILSLLSAARSNGGQSNFASDGQAMFAHAFPDGMRRSAADRSSMSTVGSRASSYLSVPSSRVPSMLSDPRSSIASTDSSFTHYSAASSRLSTASSRLSTLSTASTPAPKNFACTFCDKALKSKPYWKSHEEEFHEQRLTWRCPDCEQIFHAGKRFREHHTKLHGCEHCKQPRESGQPTSRKASPCVKKYEIVMHDKDAWGCGFCACLLTTWEERCEHIALHFEEKGASKWNFTNVVLGLLKQPEVSSAWNQMMTDRHGDESNWPSLAWESKKCNRLRYKLETKWDTRVFDIEKLVQDTYDLAEIEVKDVVEPTTESTPDVSEPADNSQGEMVEFKLEQNDFVNDNRLQSSHGLSQEHMMMDIDPVDPPQQMHHQDMQQSQWPVSSNISHQSMSAATGMSGFGAFDPSMTSMPTDFSQPMAQSFQPQTQGWPNASFASTPDLLSYQQPAQYMDYQQPKEIVSVPTSQFANFGHYPRQSLPPNFLQQQQQQQAPSTPPSRRYIPKLINISNNSSHRGIQMEQPPPPPPKDEHQNRFSRLIMRRRPSNISQHTMVAHRDMGGTWSDELNWG, from the exons ATGGAGGCCGACGAGTCTCAACTGTACCAATTTAGCACCCCTCAGCAGAGCAACAGCTTCAAACGAGCCCGCCGCAGTCTCCAGAGCACCACGCCCTTGAGCAGCGTCACTGAGAGCGTCACCTCGTCGCCCAGGCACTCTGGCCAGAACCAATTCGCGCCTCAGCTCTTCGATCACATCAATGCGCTCAAGCATCTCGATGACCAGCAGATCCTCTCACTCCTATCCGCCGCCCGCAGCAATGGAGGTCAGTCGAACTTCGCCTCTGACGGCCAGGCCATGTTTGCTCACGCATTCCCAGATGGCATGCGTCGTTCTGCCGCAGACAGGTCGTCCATGTCGACCGTCGGGAGCCGCGCGTCCTCTTACTTGAGCGTGCCGTCGAGTAGAGTACCCAGCATGCTCTCCGACCCGCGCTCCTCTATCGCATCCACAGACTCTTCCTTTACCCACTACAGCGCCGCTTCGTCGCGTCTCTCCACTGCTTCTTCCCGCCTCTCCACTCTCTCCACCGCATCGACGCCCGCGCCCAAGAACTTTGCCTGCACCTTTTGCGACAAAGCCCTCAAGTCAAAACCCTACTGGAAGTCGCACGAGGAGGAGTTCCACGAGCAACGGCTCACATGGCGATGCCCCGATTGCGAACAAATCTTCCATGCGGGGAAGCGTTTCCGTGAGCACCACACAAAGCTACAC GGCTGCGAACACTGCAAACAACCAAGGGAAAGTGGCCAACCCACTAGCAGGAAAGCGTCGCCATGTGTCAAGAAATACGAGATTGTCATGCACGACAAAGACGCTTGGGGTTGTGGCTTCTGTGCTTGTCTACTGACCACATGGGAAGAGAGATGCGAGCACATCGCCCTCCACTTTGAAGAAAAGGGCGCATCCAAGTGGAACTTTACCAACGTCGTCCTCGGTCTTCTCAAACAGCCAGAGGTCTCGAGCGCGTGGAACCAGATGATGACAGATCGCCACGGCGACGAATCAAACTGGCCGTCGTTAGCATGGGAGTCTAAAAAGTGCAACCGTCTACGGTACAAGCTCGAGACAAAGTGGGATACGCGCGTGTTCGACATTGAGAAGTTGGTGCAGGACACCTACGACTTGGCCGAAATCGAAGTCAAAGACGTCGTCGAGCCGACCACTGAGTCCACACCTGACGTTTCAGAGCCGGCGGATAACAGCCAAGGCGAGATGGTCGAATTCAAACTGGAGCAGAACGACTTTGTAAACGACAACAGGCTCCAGAGCTCACATGGGCTATCTCAAGAGCACATGATGATGGATATTGATCCGGTGGATCCACCGCAGCAGATGCATCATCAAGACATGCAGCAGTCACAATGGCCTGTCAGCAGCAACATATCTCACCAGAGCATGAGTGCAGCAACGGGCATGAGTGGATTTGGTGCTTTCGACCCCAGCATGACCTCGATGCCGACAGATTTCTCACAACCAATGGCACAGAGCTTCCAACCACAAACACAGGGTTGGCCGAACGCAAGCTTCGCATCGACGCCCGACCTGCTTAGCTATCAACAACCCGCACAATACATGGACTACCAGCAACCTAAAGAGATAGTTTCCGTTCCGACGTCGCAGTTCGCCAACTTTGGGCATTATCCACGGCAAAGTCTCCCACCCAACTTCCTccagcaacagcagcaacagcaggCGCCCAGCACGCCGCCGTCGCGTCGTTATATTCCCAAGCTGATTAATATTTCCAACAATTCAAGTCATCGCGGCATCCAGATGGAGCAGCCACCACCCCCTCCGCCCAAGGATGAGCACCAGAACCGCTTCTCGCGACTCATCATGAGGCGTCGTCCCAGCAACATCTCACAACACACCATGGTCGCGCACCGTGACATGGGCGGCACTTGGAGCGACGAGTTGAACTGGGGCTAA
- a CDS encoding TolA, Membrane protein involved in colicin uptake: MVFKLENQDRRPYVAKIKAAIIAVFHKFPKEPSDEPTLNLSRGTLTKYIGEIECLFYGRYKEEVQVCIEFFNESVKKLPDDIRYWNEGLRRFTSYPAEPMSPSSAQAPSTQAPHERPSVPEQAPLEASESSTPIKTTTDEPPVPILSSPTPPKSSSRHESSTTSSPGSTSSAPTTSSPLSMVSGPVGSGGSTPKSWTPSPPAHTSFASIMRLAGAEAHEVPDTPSPELSTTRQKATPSPINGIKSLMSMIMEEKAARTQAQIEQRQMNENILQHLTALEEGSRSRQTEAADARAKEFAEREAAVSSREGAVKVREEEVQAAKAEAEKMADKLPEQQKAQDAKEKAAHSEKNPDAPSKSPTTLSPPLPNQAKSRPPDLPHPRHHRHHQTIPPSKKAVSLPPSRV; the protein is encoded by the exons ATGGTTTTCAAGCTCGAGAACCAGGACCGCCGTCCGTACGTCGCCAAGATCAAGGCAGCCATCATCGCTGTCTTCCACAAGTTCCCCAAGGAGCCGTCGGATGAGCCCACCTTGAACTTGTCGCGCGGGACCCTTACCAAGTACATCGGCGAGATTGAATGCCTCTTCTACGGAAGGTACAAA GAAGAGGTCCAGGTGTGCATCGAGTTTTTCAACGAGTCTGTCAAGAAGCTTCCGGATGACATTCGCTACTGGAATGAAGGCCTTCGCCGGTTCACGTCATATCCAGCCGAACCGATGTCGCCCTCTTCCGCCCAGGCACCATCCACCCAGGCTCCCCATGAGAGGCCGTCCGTTCCAGAGCAGGCTCCTCTTGAGGCGTCGGAGTCGTCAACTCCCATCAAGACCACCACCGACGAACCCCCAGTTCCAATACTGTCGTCTCCAACACCTCCAAAGTCCTCGTCGAGGCACGAATCATCCACCACGTCGTCGCCAGGATCGACTTCCTCTGCTCCCACGACGTCCTCTCCACTATCGATGGTCTCCGGGCCTGTCGGTAGTGGAGGGTCTACTCCAAAGTCGTGGACCCCATCGCCGCCTGCGCACACCAGCTTCGCAAGCATCATGAGGCTTGCGGGTGCCGAAGCGCATGAGGTGCCTGACACACCTTCTCCGGAGCTGTCTACAACTCGCCAAAAGGCCACTCCTTCCCCCATCAATGGCATCAAGTCACTCATGAGCATGATCATGGAGGAGAAGGCAGCGAGGACTCAGGCTCAGATCGAGCAGAGGCAGATGAACGAGAACATCCTTCAGCATCTCACTGCCCTTGAAGAAGGTAGCCGCTCCCGGCAGACGGAGGCAGCAGACGCTCGGGCAAAGGAGTTTGCCGAGCGCGAGGCTGCTGTCTCCAGCCGGGAGGGTGCCGTCAAGGTACGCGAAGAGGAGGTGCAAGCTGCGAAGGCAGAAGCCGAGAAGATGGCGGACAAGCTTCCCGAGCAGCAGAAGGCACAAGATGCCAAGGAGAAAGCCGCTCATAGCGAGAAAAACCCCGATGCTCCCTCGAAATCGCCAACCACCCTCTCCCCCCCGCTCCCAAACCAAGCAAAAAGTCGCCCACCTGACctccctcatcctcgccaCCACCGCCATCATCAAACTATCCCCCCCTCGAAAAAGGCCGTCTCCTTGCCTCCCTCTCGGGTCTAA
- a CDS encoding Transcription factor involved in TATA site selection and in elongation by RNA polymerase II → MSADDIDDELFALAGGDEDADVEEGEASSPAASSPNSLGSDAMDESDSDRDDDVPERTADVPYPLEGKYIDESDKRRILGLSQLEREEILGQRAEEMSSANFKAELARRAANVQNDRKRKADSDEPDDATRKSSRPKVQPRKNEKLEAYKREREQRGQQRQQNDDRRGRRRSSSGDRRGGSDIDADGESDVEWDDRAPEKAREEQPATLRDFESVRVGRGFFSEVCFHPGFEDALTGAFGRVGVGQDQQRRTLYKMAQIKGFSSGKPYVFEGKDGKRVATDQYVVVQHGSVKKDYQFQFMSNQRFTESDLDTYRQSLTETNAKVPTQSFLKRKYDDLKALQNHYWTDADISSRIAKSKKYAHLLHRPDSDTRPKIATQSETAAARVAELNRKNRILEAERVRKAQLEQQRERKLDQKKRAAQQKAEEEARKAKEEADKKKQTLDVDALFDGDASSRGTTPNPGQPQAVKKKTERKGLPTFRKPKMDDDIIASMDIGMDIEI, encoded by the exons ATGTCGGCCGACGATATCGACGATGAGCTCTTTGCTCTTGCTGGCGGTGATGAAGACGCAGACGTTGAAGAAGGCGAGGC CTCCTCTCCCGCCGCTTCATCGCCAAACTCGCTGGGATCCGATGCCATGGACGAGTCCGACTCAGATCGCGATGATGACGTACCAGAGCGCACCGCAGATGTCCCCTATCCCCTAGAGGGCAAGTACATTGACGAGTCGGACAAGCGACGCATCTTGGGCTTGTCGCAACTGGAGCGAGAAGAGATTCTGGGCCAGCGCGCCGAGGAGATGAGCAGTGCCAACTTCAAGGCTGAGCTCGCAAGGCGTGCGGCGAATGTGCAAAACGACAGGAAGCGCAAGGCCGATTCGGACGAACCCGACGATGCGACGCGTAAGAGCAGTCGACCCAAGGTGCAGCCCCGGAAGAACGAGAAGCTAGAGGCGTACAAGCGCGAGCGAGAGCAGCGTGGTCAACAGCGGCAACAGAACGACGACCGACGTGGTCGCAGGCGGTCGAGTTCGGGAGATCGTCGTGGTGGCTCGGATATCGATGCTGATGGTGAGAGCGACGTCGAGTGGGACGACAGAGCACCTGAGAAGGCTCGTGAAGAGCAGCCGGCAACACTTCGTGACTTTGAGTCTGTCCGCGTTGGTCGAGGCTTCTTTTCTGAGGTTTGCTTCCACCCAGGCTTTGAGGACGCTTTGACTGGCGCCTTTGGACGTGTCGGTGTGGGCCAAGATCAACAGCGGCGAACTCTCTACAAGATGGCGCAAATCAAGG GCTTCTCATCAGGCAAGCCTTATGTCTTCGAAGGCAAGGACGGCAAGCGTGTTGCAACCGATCAATATGTCGTTGTACAGCACGGTTCAGTCAAGAAGGACTACCAGTTCCAATTCATGTCGAACCAGCGGTTTACCGAGAGCGACCTCGACACTTACCGCCAATCCCTCACAGAGACCAATGCAAAGGTCCCCACACAGTCCTTCCTCAAGCGCAAATACGACGACCTCAAGGCCCTTCAAAACCACTATTGGACCGACGCGGACATCAGCTCCCGCATCGCAAAGTCCAAGAAATACGCCCACCTCCTGCACCGCCCCGACTCAGACACGCGCCCCAAAATTGCAACCCAATCAGAAACAGCCGCCGCCCGCGTCGCGGAACTCAACCGCAAAAACCGCATCCTCGAAGCCGAGCGTGTCCGCAAAGCCCAGCTCGAACAACAGCGTGAGCGCAAACTCGATCAGAAGAAGAGGGCCGCCCAGCAAAAAGCAGAAGAAGAGGCCCGGAAAGCGAAGGAGGAAGCAGACAAGAAGAAACAGACCCTCGATGTTGATGCTCTCTTTGACGGTGATGCTAGCTCAAGGGGTACCACTCCTAACCCCGGTCAACCGCAAGCtgtgaagaagaagacggaGCGGAAGGGTTTGCCGACGTTTAGGAAACCGAAGATGGATGATGATATCATCGCTAGTATGGATATCGGCATGGATATTGAGATTTGA